Proteins co-encoded in one Halococcoides cellulosivorans genomic window:
- the thsA gene encoding thermosome subunit alpha gives MGGQPLFVLNEDSERTHGKDAQSSNISAGKAVSETVRTTLGPRGMDKMLVSDDGEVVITNDGATILEEMDIEHPAAQMIVEVAHTQEDDVGDGTTTASVLAGELLSKAEDLLDDEVHPTSIVEGYYDAADLAHEAVDDVVISGDLSDEQLIQVTKSSMTGKGTGDIEAGPLAETAVEAVRHVDQYGGGRDDIDIEGKVGGASSNTELIEGVLIEEDPAHENMPTSIDDATIAIVDDEINLAESEIDASYDVTSVDQFDAALESEQDELDSYVEAIDEAGVDVLVAGRKVADRVQVGLARAGILALQNVKDQDMASIHRSTGASRVSSVSELESDDLGTADSVHVEGPKGDEVVFFEGGSGSESVTLYARGGTEHVVDELVRALSDAVDVALAAIQSGNVVPGAGATEITVSDYLRAEAASIDGRKQLAVEAFADAIDVIPRTLAENTGMDSIDALVELRAANEEGDTVGIISEGQTGVIDDPADYGILDPAAVKHEAIDSATEASTMIVRIDDVISAN, from the coding sequence ATGGGGGGTCAACCCCTTTTCGTTCTCAACGAGGACAGTGAGCGGACCCACGGGAAAGACGCGCAGTCGTCGAACATCTCTGCGGGCAAGGCGGTCAGCGAGACCGTCCGGACCACACTCGGTCCGCGCGGAATGGACAAGATGCTCGTCTCCGACGACGGTGAGGTCGTCATCACCAACGACGGGGCGACGATTCTCGAAGAGATGGATATCGAACACCCCGCCGCACAGATGATCGTCGAGGTCGCCCACACCCAGGAAGACGACGTGGGCGACGGCACCACGACGGCGTCTGTGCTCGCGGGCGAACTGCTCTCGAAAGCCGAAGACCTGCTCGACGACGAGGTTCACCCGACCTCGATCGTCGAGGGGTATTACGACGCCGCCGATCTGGCTCACGAGGCCGTCGACGACGTCGTCATTTCCGGCGATCTGAGCGACGAGCAGTTGATCCAGGTCACGAAATCCTCGATGACCGGCAAGGGCACCGGCGACATCGAGGCCGGGCCGCTCGCCGAGACCGCCGTCGAGGCCGTCCGCCACGTCGACCAGTACGGCGGAGGCCGTGACGACATCGACATCGAGGGGAAAGTCGGGGGCGCGTCCTCGAACACCGAACTCATCGAGGGCGTCCTGATCGAGGAGGACCCCGCCCACGAGAACATGCCCACGTCGATCGACGACGCGACGATCGCGATCGTCGACGACGAGATCAATCTGGCCGAAAGCGAGATCGACGCCTCCTACGACGTCACGAGCGTCGACCAGTTCGACGCCGCCCTCGAATCCGAACAGGACGAACTCGACAGCTACGTCGAGGCGATCGACGAGGCGGGCGTCGACGTGCTCGTCGCAGGCCGGAAGGTCGCCGATCGCGTCCAGGTCGGGCTCGCACGAGCGGGCATTCTCGCGCTCCAGAACGTCAAAGACCAGGACATGGCGTCGATCCACCGCTCGACCGGGGCGTCCCGCGTCAGTAGCGTCTCGGAACTCGAAAGCGACGACCTCGGGACCGCCGACAGCGTCCACGTCGAGGGCCCGAAAGGCGACGAAGTCGTCTTCTTCGAAGGCGGGTCGGGATCGGAATCCGTCACGCTGTACGCCCGTGGTGGGACCGAACACGTCGTCGACGAACTCGTCCGCGCGCTCTCGGACGCCGTCGACGTCGCGCTCGCCGCGATCCAGAGCGGAAACGTCGTGCCCGGCGCTGGCGCGACCGAGATCACCGTCAGTGACTATCTGCGCGCCGAGGCCGCGAGCATCGACGGCCGGAAACAGCTCGCCGTCGAGGCGTTCGCCGACGCCATCGACGTGATCCCCCGGACGCTCGCAGAGAACACCGGGATGGACTCGATCGACGCGCTCGTCGAACTGCGCGCCGCCAACGAGGAGGGCGACACCGTCGGGATCATCTCCGAGGGCCAGACGGGCGTCATCGACGACCCCGCCGACTACGGCATCCTCGACCCCGCCGCGGTGAAACACGAGGCCATCGATTCGGCGACCGAGGCCTCGACGATGATCGTCCGGATCGACGACGTCATCTCCGCGAACTGA
- a CDS encoding mechanosensitive ion channel family protein codes for MAVGPDLVTQFEPLLDQYSEWLRTAGIFLGTFVGTYLLGRIVLVPPVVRAVASRNPDNETLVGAIGLYLRVAIAILAVPIAVTAAGFGGVAVGSSVILAAATLAFGIAGQDVIGNFVSGIFLVTDPDFNVGDYVEWDEECAGTIDRISLRVTRMRTPSGEVIVVPNTELATAAVRHPYAQDRYRISQRLVVGYGDDIASVRALLVEEAAADERVLAEPAPVANVTDLGPSAIELTVLFWVGDPKDRNIGDVRTAFATRAKERLLAEGVDLAPTGTQELSGELGISERSG; via the coding sequence ATGGCCGTCGGTCCCGACCTCGTCACCCAGTTCGAGCCACTCCTCGACCAGTACAGCGAGTGGTTGCGCACGGCCGGGATCTTCCTGGGGACGTTCGTGGGCACGTACTTGCTCGGCCGAATCGTCCTCGTCCCGCCCGTGGTCCGGGCGGTCGCCAGCCGGAACCCCGACAACGAGACGCTGGTCGGCGCGATCGGACTCTATCTCCGGGTGGCGATCGCCATCCTCGCGGTGCCGATCGCCGTCACGGCGGCCGGCTTCGGCGGCGTCGCGGTCGGCTCGAGTGTGATCCTCGCGGCCGCGACGCTCGCGTTCGGTATCGCCGGCCAGGACGTCATCGGCAACTTCGTCAGCGGGATCTTTCTGGTCACCGACCCGGATTTCAACGTCGGGGACTACGTCGAGTGGGACGAGGAGTGTGCCGGCACGATCGATCGGATCTCGCTGCGGGTCACGCGGATGCGCACGCCGTCGGGCGAGGTCATCGTCGTCCCGAACACCGAACTCGCGACCGCCGCCGTCCGCCATCCGTACGCCCAGGACCGGTATCGGATCAGCCAACGGCTGGTCGTCGGGTACGGCGACGACATCGCGAGTGTCAGAGCGTTGCTCGTCGAGGAAGCCGCGGCCGACGAGCGAGTGCTCGCTGAGCCCGCACCCGTGGCGAACGTCACCGATCTGGGCCCGAGTGCGATCGAACTGACGGTGCTGTTCTGGGTCGGCGATCCGAAGGATCGCAACATCGGCGACGTGCGGACCGCCTTCGCGACGCGGGCGAAAGAGCGGCTGCTGGCCGAGGGCGTGGATCTCGCACCGACCGGGACCCAGGAGCTCTCGGGTGAACTGGGGATTTCCGAGCGCAGCGGGTGA
- a CDS encoding class I SAM-dependent methyltransferase, which translates to MISRLVEQSRRPDGLLGRVLLCTMGLAHRRLTAWGLEQVDLGADDTVLDVGCGGGGALDRLSQSVTDGHLHGLDLSRTALTKARRMTQADDATVRLTQGTVSTMPFPDERFDMVTAFQTHYHWPALDTDLAEIYRVLRQGGRLLIVGEKVKLQYHLEDYETTTATADLLDAVGFSESETVDHPEWLCVIGVR; encoded by the coding sequence ATGATCAGTCGGTTGGTCGAACAATCGAGACGACCAGACGGACTCCTGGGTCGGGTGCTGCTCTGTACGATGGGGCTCGCTCACCGGCGACTCACCGCGTGGGGCCTGGAGCAGGTGGACCTGGGGGCCGACGACACCGTCCTCGACGTTGGCTGTGGCGGTGGTGGAGCGCTCGATCGGTTGTCTCAATCGGTGACCGATGGCCACCTCCACGGGCTCGACCTGTCCCGGACGGCGCTCACGAAAGCGCGACGGATGACCCAGGCCGACGACGCGACGGTGCGCCTCACACAGGGCACAGTCTCGACGATGCCGTTTCCAGACGAGAGGTTCGACATGGTCACGGCGTTCCAGACGCACTATCACTGGCCAGCTCTCGACACTGATCTCGCCGAAATCTATCGCGTCTTGCGTCAGGGTGGGCGGCTCCTGATCGTCGGCGAAAAAGTCAAACTTCAGTACCACCTCGAAGACTACGAGACGACCACGGCGACGGCAGATCTGCTCGACGCTGTCGGATTCTCCGAGTCTGAGACAGTCGATCACCCGGAATGGCTCTGCGTGATCGGCGTTCGGTGA
- a CDS encoding glutamate synthase-related protein, which produces MPQYDKRDDVLDTTNRGDPAESGLCTLCTSDCVGSCETWMSSLRGREMLYPRRYGDITAGARNATTDGVSYESMRIQGYAHGAEGLPEGVSASADDALYTNVDLETEFGAETTTKCKLPLMTGALGSTFIAEKYWESFAVGAALRGFPIVIGENVVAVDRESTMEDGRVVDSPELDRRIETYNEYADDEYGAIIVQMNVEDQRNGVAEYVAEEHGNDVIIELKWGQGAKDIGGEIQVDSIEYAQFLKDRGYVVDPDPTKEAVQKAYREGNLEHFARHSRLGATEAPEPEDVERSFLETVEYLRELGFERITLKTGAYSNEDLALAMRCASKAELDLLTIDGAGGGTGMSPWNMMQEWGTPSVHIHSKALEYAELMDDEGQFVPDLAFAGGIATEDQIFKTLALGSPYVKLVCMGRALMIPGFVGTNVEGALHPDRREQINGTWEDLPPTVTEYGETPEQIFSGWQDVDEALGEQSVEDIPYGAVALWNLTDKLGAGLKQLMAGARKFSIDAIERSDLMAENEETARVTDLPLLTEAYDEEAKALLKSASEPVTADD; this is translated from the coding sequence ATGCCACAATACGACAAGCGTGACGACGTGCTCGACACGACCAACCGTGGCGACCCCGCCGAGTCGGGACTGTGTACGCTGTGTACCTCCGACTGCGTGGGGTCGTGTGAGACCTGGATGTCGTCGTTGCGCGGCCGTGAGATGCTGTATCCGCGCCGGTACGGCGATATCACGGCGGGCGCACGCAACGCGACCACCGACGGCGTGAGCTACGAGTCGATGCGCATCCAGGGGTACGCCCACGGCGCGGAGGGCCTGCCGGAGGGCGTCTCCGCATCGGCCGACGACGCGCTGTACACGAACGTCGACCTCGAAACCGAATTCGGGGCCGAGACGACCACGAAGTGCAAGCTCCCGCTGATGACGGGTGCGCTCGGGTCGACGTTTATCGCGGAAAAATACTGGGAATCGTTCGCGGTGGGCGCGGCGCTGCGCGGATTCCCGATCGTGATCGGCGAAAACGTCGTCGCTGTCGATCGAGAGTCGACGATGGAAGACGGCCGCGTCGTCGATTCGCCGGAACTCGACCGCCGGATCGAGACGTACAACGAGTACGCCGACGACGAGTACGGTGCGATCATCGTCCAGATGAACGTCGAGGACCAGCGCAACGGCGTCGCGGAGTACGTCGCCGAGGAGCACGGTAACGACGTCATCATCGAACTCAAGTGGGGCCAGGGTGCCAAAGACATCGGCGGCGAGATCCAGGTCGACTCCATCGAGTACGCCCAGTTCCTCAAGGATCGGGGCTACGTCGTCGACCCCGACCCGACGAAAGAGGCAGTCCAGAAGGCCTATCGCGAGGGCAATCTGGAGCATTTCGCCCGACACAGCCGCCTGGGCGCGACCGAGGCTCCCGAACCCGAAGACGTCGAGCGGTCGTTCCTGGAGACCGTCGAATACCTCCGCGAACTCGGCTTCGAGCGCATCACGCTCAAGACGGGGGCGTACTCGAACGAAGACCTCGCCTTGGCGATGCGGTGTGCCTCGAAGGCCGAACTCGACCTCCTGACGATCGACGGCGCGGGCGGTGGCACCGGCATGAGCCCCTGGAACATGATGCAAGAGTGGGGCACACCGTCGGTCCACATCCACTCGAAAGCGCTCGAATACGCCGAACTGATGGACGACGAGGGCCAGTTCGTGCCCGATCTGGCGTTCGCGGGTGGGATCGCCACCGAGGATCAGATCTTCAAGACGCTCGCGCTTGGCTCCCCGTACGTCAAGCTCGTCTGCATGGGCCGGGCGCTGATGATCCCCGGGTTCGTCGGGACGAACGTCGAGGGTGCGCTCCACCCCGACCGCCGCGAGCAGATCAACGGCACCTGGGAGGACCTGCCCCCGACGGTCACCGAGTACGGCGAGACGCCCGAACAGATCTTCTCGGGCTGGCAGGACGTCGACGAGGCGCTGGGCGAGCAGTCGGTCGAGGACATCCCCTACGGCGCGGTCGCGCTCTGGAACCTGACCGACAAACTCGGTGCCGGGCTGAAACAGCTCATGGCCGGCGCACGCAAGTTCAGCATCGACGCCATCGAGCGCTCGGATCTGATGGCCGAAAACGAGGAGACCGCGCGGGTGACCGACCTGCCGTTGCTGACCGAAGCGTACGACGAGGAAGCGAAGGCGTTGCTGAAGTCGGCGAGTGAGCCGGTCACGGCCGACGACTGA
- a CDS encoding HAMP domain-containing protein, giving the protein MSGVSDTDDSSEPSGIVASIVPDPIRRSFALKFVLVLFVMGLIVVAVGLGATQLLAGQVEQTVEDEHRQIAMQQASTVETWIERNAVSVRLSSQNEVWGVPAERDAALRSARTDTWTVMFGVDQLHLVERTESGEFRTIESATIEKGATLSSADRGWVTEAAPADMPESKVAMSEVYRTGDRNVIGFVSPVRFTSDRYLVAEFSVEGLRNTLAEVSQDAESSQQFTQIVGGSGVVQAASTDSEVGTAYTGGDGSAPIDCVFETPGVGETCFSPRTGPNDVYGGEYTVATSRVQVEDLTEGWVVAVHTPTDEAFSFVSTLRTLGFLATIVGFVLFGIVGAGLGLSVTRSIDRLRGKAVEMEQGNLDVDIETDRIDAIGQLYGSLDSMRKALSIQIDEAQQARKEAEVSRAEAMEMNQYLERKAEEYSKTMERCAAGDLTQRMDPDGENESMDRIAASFNEMIAELEKTTGQLATFADEVETSGEVVFESAANVREASEQAADSVQQISADTDDQIERLEAVRDDLDAAIDAFEGIESPDVEFDDSIENLQTIADAIDEILALAEDTMAEAETVSGAAEEQAAELSEVSQRAEDLTRYARPLDDVLSRFETDSEHEFYFPTGPGASDDE; this is encoded by the coding sequence ATGAGTGGTGTTTCAGACACGGACGATTCGAGCGAACCGTCGGGCATAGTCGCGTCGATCGTGCCGGACCCGATCCGTCGAAGTTTCGCTCTCAAGTTCGTTCTCGTGCTGTTCGTCATGGGGCTGATCGTCGTCGCGGTCGGGCTGGGAGCGACCCAGCTACTGGCCGGGCAGGTCGAACAGACCGTCGAGGACGAGCACCGACAGATCGCGATGCAGCAGGCCTCGACCGTCGAGACCTGGATCGAGCGAAACGCGGTGTCGGTCCGGCTCTCTTCGCAAAACGAGGTCTGGGGTGTTCCCGCGGAACGGGATGCCGCACTCAGATCGGCCCGGACGGACACCTGGACGGTGATGTTCGGCGTCGACCAGCTTCACCTCGTCGAGCGCACCGAGTCGGGTGAGTTCCGGACGATCGAGAGCGCGACCATCGAGAAGGGCGCGACGCTCTCCTCGGCCGACCGGGGCTGGGTCACCGAGGCTGCCCCGGCGGACATGCCCGAGAGCAAAGTGGCGATGTCGGAGGTCTACCGGACTGGCGATCGGAACGTGATCGGGTTCGTCAGTCCCGTCCGATTCACCTCGGACCGGTATCTCGTCGCGGAGTTCAGCGTCGAAGGGCTCCGCAATACGCTGGCCGAAGTGAGCCAGGACGCCGAGTCGTCCCAGCAGTTCACCCAGATCGTCGGTGGGTCGGGCGTCGTCCAGGCCGCATCGACCGACTCCGAGGTCGGGACCGCCTACACGGGCGGTGATGGGTCGGCGCCGATCGACTGTGTGTTCGAGACGCCCGGCGTCGGTGAGACGTGCTTCTCACCACGCACGGGTCCGAACGACGTCTACGGCGGCGAGTACACCGTCGCGACCTCCCGTGTGCAGGTCGAGGACCTCACGGAAGGCTGGGTCGTCGCGGTCCACACGCCCACCGACGAGGCGTTCTCGTTCGTGAGCACGCTCCGGACGCTCGGATTCCTCGCGACGATCGTCGGGTTCGTCCTCTTCGGCATCGTCGGGGCCGGCCTCGGACTGTCGGTCACCCGCTCGATCGATCGGCTTCGCGGGAAAGCCGTCGAGATGGAGCAGGGCAACCTCGACGTCGACATCGAGACCGACCGCATCGACGCGATCGGACAGCTGTACGGCAGTCTCGACAGCATGCGCAAGGCCTTGTCGATCCAGATCGACGAGGCCCAGCAGGCCCGCAAAGAGGCCGAGGTCTCCCGGGCCGAGGCCATGGAGATGAATCAGTACCTCGAACGCAAGGCCGAGGAGTACTCCAAGACCATGGAGCGGTGTGCGGCGGGCGATCTCACCCAGCGGATGGACCCCGACGGCGAGAACGAGTCGATGGACCGGATCGCCGCGTCGTTCAACGAGATGATCGCGGAACTCGAAAAGACCACGGGGCAACTCGCGACCTTTGCCGACGAGGTCGAGACCAGCGGCGAGGTCGTCTTCGAGTCCGCCGCGAACGTCCGGGAAGCCTCCGAACAGGCCGCCGACTCGGTCCAGCAGATCTCCGCGGACACTGACGACCAGATCGAACGCCTCGAAGCCGTTCGTGACGACCTCGACGCCGCGATCGATGCGTTCGAGGGCATCGAGAGCCCCGACGTCGAGTTCGACGACTCGATCGAGAACCTCCAGACGATCGCTGACGCGATCGACGAGATCCTCGCGCTCGCAGAAGACACCATGGCAGAGGCCGAGACCGTCTCTGGCGCCGCCGAGGAACAGGCCGCCGAACTCTCGGAAGTCTCTCAGCGTGCCGAGGACCTCACGCGGTACGCTCGGCCGCTGGACGACGTGCTCAGTCGCTTCGAGACCGACTCCGAACACGAGTTCTACTTCCCGACCGGGCCCGGGGCCTCGGACGACGAGTAA
- a CDS encoding beta-CASP ribonuclease aCPSF1: MSRVDERLDEMERTVVREVPDDITITDVAFEGPELVIYTQDPRAFAERGDLVRHLASELRKRITVRPDPAALDPPREAESDVQAVIPDDAGVTDLDFHQDTGEVIIEAEKPGMVIGSRGSTLREITSATGWTPEVVRTPPIESATVSNVRDFLMQEREDRRDILERVGRQIHREEMSDDQWVRITTLGCCREVGRASFILSTPETRVLIDCGDKPGAEDEVPYLQVPEALGSGASSIDAVVLTHAHLDHSALVPLLFKYGYDGPIYTTEPSRDLMGLLSLDYLDVAAKEGRTPPYDSEMVREAIKHTIPIEYGNVTDIAPDIKLTLHNAGHILGSSIAHFHIGNGRYNVAFSGDIHYSDTRLFNGAVNEFPRVETLVLESTYGGRNDYQTDQEDSERELKKVINRTIERDGKVLIPAFAVGRAQELMLVLEEAMREGDIPEVPVHLDGMMWEATAIHTTYPEYLRDELQERIFHDDTNPFLADQFNHIDGGEEERQEVADGGPAIVLSTSGMVNGGPIMSWLEHIAPDPDSTLTFVGYQAQGTLGRRIQNGRDEIPVGNSNGRGRQNTVALNMDVETVDGFSGHADRQGLENFVKTMNPRPEKVLCVHGDESSVQDLSSALYHDYNMRTFAPKNLETFRFV; encoded by the coding sequence ATGAGTAGAGTCGACGAGCGTCTCGACGAGATGGAACGAACCGTCGTCCGGGAAGTGCCCGACGACATCACGATCACGGACGTCGCCTTCGAGGGTCCCGAACTGGTCATCTACACCCAGGATCCGCGTGCGTTTGCCGAGCGCGGCGACCTCGTTCGACACCTCGCCTCCGAGTTGCGCAAACGGATTACCGTCCGGCCCGATCCCGCCGCGCTCGACCCGCCCCGGGAGGCCGAATCCGACGTCCAGGCGGTCATTCCCGACGACGCGGGCGTGACCGATCTGGACTTTCACCAGGACACCGGCGAGGTGATCATCGAGGCCGAAAAGCCCGGCATGGTGATCGGGAGCCGGGGATCGACACTCCGTGAGATCACCAGCGCGACGGGCTGGACACCCGAAGTCGTCCGGACGCCACCGATCGAGTCCGCGACGGTCTCGAACGTCCGGGATTTCCTGATGCAAGAACGCGAGGATCGCCGTGACATCCTCGAACGGGTCGGCCGGCAGATCCACCGCGAGGAGATGTCCGACGACCAGTGGGTCCGGATCACCACGCTCGGCTGCTGTCGCGAGGTCGGCCGCGCGAGTTTCATCCTCTCGACGCCCGAAACACGCGTGTTGATCGACTGTGGCGACAAGCCGGGCGCCGAAGACGAGGTGCCGTACCTGCAGGTGCCCGAGGCGCTCGGCAGCGGCGCGAGTTCGATCGACGCCGTCGTCCTGACGCACGCTCACCTCGACCACTCCGCGCTCGTTCCCCTCCTCTTCAAGTACGGCTACGACGGGCCGATCTACACGACCGAGCCGTCCCGGGATCTGATGGGCCTGCTCTCGCTGGACTATCTCGACGTCGCCGCCAAGGAAGGGCGAACGCCGCCCTACGATTCGGAGATGGTCCGCGAGGCGATCAAACACACCATCCCGATCGAGTACGGCAACGTCACCGACATCGCCCCGGACATCAAACTGACGCTGCACAACGCGGGCCACATCCTGGGCTCGTCGATCGCACACTTCCACATCGGCAACGGCCGGTACAACGTCGCCTTCTCGGGTGACATCCACTACAGCGACACGCGATTGTTCAACGGGGCCGTCAACGAGTTCCCGCGGGTGGAGACGCTCGTGCTCGAATCGACCTACGGCGGGCGCAACGACTACCAGACCGACCAGGAAGATTCCGAACGCGAGTTGAAGAAGGTCATCAACCGGACGATCGAGCGGGACGGCAAGGTGCTCATCCCGGCCTTCGCGGTCGGGCGTGCCCAGGAGTTGATGCTCGTCCTCGAAGAGGCCATGCGCGAGGGCGACATTCCCGAAGTGCCGGTCCACCTCGACGGGATGATGTGGGAGGCGACGGCGATCCACACGACTTACCCCGAGTACCTCCGCGACGAGTTGCAAGAACGCATCTTCCACGACGACACCAACCCGTTTTTGGCCGACCAGTTCAACCACATCGACGGCGGCGAAGAGGAACGCCAGGAGGTCGCAGACGGCGGGCCCGCGATCGTCCTCTCCACCTCTGGGATGGTCAACGGCGGGCCGATTATGTCATGGCTCGAACATATCGCACCCGATCCCGACTCGACGCTGACCTTCGTGGGCTATCAGGCCCAGGGGACGCTCGGGCGGCGCATCCAGAACGGCCGTGACGAGATTCCCGTCGGGAATAGCAACGGGCGCGGACGACAGAACACCGTCGCGCTCAACATGGACGTCGAGACCGTCGACGGCTTCTCGGGGCACGCCGACCGGCAGGGCCTGGAGAACTTCGTGAAGACGATGAACCCCCGCCCGGAGAAGGTCCTCTGTGTCCACGGGGACGAATCGTCGGTGCAGGACCTCTCCTCGGCGCTGTATCACGACTACAACATGCGGACGTTCGCGCCGAAGAACCTCGAAACGTTCCGTTTCGTCTAG
- a CDS encoding ABC transporter permease → MPDRLRQRIAAWGRRPRVRIARREIDSLGREKTIVLAILIQLFVAAFSSFLVVGLTTLYDPASTGGEQAIEAAVSGDAVEELQRAAREHDAVAISPYESESAALGALQGRVVDVALHTDIVDGRIAVTAYIPEGSVGPTVYVATVRDVLETLERQERIVRSDAIEQQVLEVPQPVESNQYYSFVYTVLVPLLMFLPPFIMGSVVVDTLSEEFERATIELLDVAPIDRRTILDGKTLGLVALAPLQAAAWLALFAVNGISVARPVALLALVTGVALALGALGGGLALAFRRRRPAQLLYSILGLALLAATAALPEHPVNTVAKLGVGSATVGTWVHLLVIVAGATVAYLVVRWWVGRASVTA, encoded by the coding sequence TTGCCTGACCGCCTTCGTCAGCGGATCGCCGCGTGGGGGCGTCGCCCGCGCGTTCGGATCGCGCGCCGCGAGATCGATTCGCTCGGTCGCGAGAAGACGATCGTCCTCGCAATCTTGATCCAGTTGTTCGTCGCGGCGTTCTCGTCGTTTCTGGTCGTCGGCCTGACGACGCTGTACGATCCCGCCTCGACCGGCGGCGAACAGGCCATCGAGGCGGCGGTCTCGGGCGACGCCGTCGAGGAACTCCAGCGCGCGGCGCGCGAACACGACGCCGTCGCGATATCGCCGTACGAGAGCGAGTCGGCCGCGCTGGGGGCGCTCCAGGGTCGGGTGGTCGACGTGGCCTTGCATACTGACATCGTCGACGGGCGCATCGCCGTGACGGCGTACATCCCGGAGGGCAGTGTCGGGCCGACGGTGTACGTCGCGACGGTCAGAGACGTACTCGAAACGCTCGAACGCCAGGAGCGGATCGTCCGCTCGGACGCCATCGAGCAGCAGGTCCTGGAGGTGCCCCAGCCAGTCGAGTCGAACCAGTACTATTCGTTCGTCTACACCGTGCTCGTCCCACTGTTGATGTTCCTGCCCCCCTTCATCATGGGGTCGGTCGTCGTGGACACGCTCTCCGAGGAGTTCGAGCGGGCGACGATCGAACTACTCGACGTCGCGCCGATCGACCGCCGGACGATCCTCGACGGGAAGACCCTGGGTCTCGTCGCGCTCGCACCCCTGCAGGCCGCCGCCTGGCTCGCCCTCTTTGCGGTCAACGGGATCAGCGTCGCCCGCCCGGTCGCTTTGCTCGCGCTCGTCACGGGCGTGGCACTCGCACTGGGCGCACTCGGCGGCGGCCTCGCGCTCGCCTTCCGTCGGCGACGCCCCGCGCAACTGCTGTATTCGATCCTCGGCCTGGCACTGCTCGCGGCGACGGCCGCGTTGCCCGAACACCCCGTGAACACCGTCGCGAAACTCGGCGTCGGCAGCGCGACGGTCGGTACCTGGGTGCACCTGCTCGTGATCGTCGCGGGCGCGACGGTCGCGTACCTCGTCGTGCGGTGGTGGGTGGGCCGAGCGTCCGTCACGGCCTGA